One part of the Sesamum indicum cultivar Zhongzhi No. 13 linkage group LG14, S_indicum_v1.0, whole genome shotgun sequence genome encodes these proteins:
- the LOC105176862 gene encoding cytochrome P450 724B1, whose product MLLVMGITGGLWTAALVVGFVGFLILYHFLPLLLLRNGAVPKGSFGWPLLGETLSFLKPHTSTSTGVFLQQHCSRYGKVFKSHLFFSPTVVSCDQELNYYILQNEERLFRCSYPKPIHGVLGKNSMLVAVGEAHKRLRNVALSLVATMKSKPDLLIDIERTVTRILDSWKDKNQVIFCEEARKYTFNVIVKQVLGLTPEEPRTEEILQDFLTFMRGLISLPIYIPGTPYARAVQARSRISSTVKSIIEERRGNSCKKSSDFLEILLCVDTLSEDEKVSFVLDSLLGGYETTSLLMSMLVFFLDQSPSAAQQLQLEHRRIRSTKKNDEFLNWEDYKLMEFTHSVINEALRYGNVVKFVHRKAIKDVKFRDYIIPSGWKVLPVFSAVHLDPSLHANALQFNPWRWQSGDQTCKKFTPFGGGSRCCPGFELAKVEVAFFLHYLVQNYRWKVEDSEQPIAYPFVEFQKGLKLSVERLSS is encoded by the exons ATGCTGCTGGTGATGGGTATAACTGGAGGGCTTTGGACTGCTGCCCTTGTAGTTGGGTTTGTGgggtttttgattttgtaCCATTTCTTGCCTTTGTTGTTGCTGAGGAATGGTGCTGTCCCCAAAGGGTCTTTCGGGTGGCCTCTTCTTGGAGAAACCCTTTCTTTTCTAAAGCCTCATACTTCAACCTCAACTGGGGTTTTCTTGCAACAACATTGTTCTAG GTATGGGAAAGTGTTCAAATCCCATTTGTTCTTCTCTCCAACTGTGGTTTCATGCGACCAAGAGCTCAACTACTACATACTACAGAACGAAGAGAGACTGTTCCGGTGCAGCTACCCGAAGCCCATCCATGGAGTTCTTGGCAAGAATTCTATGCTGGTGGCCGTCGGTGAAGCCCACAAGAGGCTGAGGAATGTCGCCCTCTCACTCGTCGCCACCATGAAATCCAAACCAGACCTGTTGATCGACATTGAGAGAACTGTAACCCGTATTCTTGATTCCTGGAAAGACAAAAACCAGGTCATATTCTGTGAGGAAGCTCGGAAG TACACATTCAATGTAATAGTGAAGCAGGTGCTTGGATTAACACCAGAAGAGCCAAGAACAGAAGAAAttcttcaagattttctcactTTCATGAGAGGGTTGATTTCTCTACCCATCTACATTCCAGGCACTCCATATGCAAGAGCTGTTCAG GCTAGGAGTAGAATATCTTCAACTGTCAAATCAATCATAGAGGAAAGAAGAGGAAATTCTTGCAAGAAAAGTAGTGATTTCCTTGAGATCCTGCTGTGTGTTGATACCTTATCCGAAGATGAAAAAGTTAGCTTCGTGTTGGATTCTCTACTTGGTGGCTATGAGACCACTTCCCTTCTTATGTCCATGCTGGTATTTTTCCTTGATCAGTCCCCCAGTGCTGCTCAACAACTACAG CTTGAGCATCGGAGAATACGAAGCAcgaagaaaaatgatgaatttctgAACTGGGAAGATTACAAACTTATGGAATTCACACACAGT GTCATAAATGAAGCTCTGAGATATGGCAACGTTGTTAAATTTGTCCACCGAAAGGCAATCAAAGATGTCAAATTtagag attatataattccatcagGTTGGAAGGTCCTACCTGTTTTCTCCGCCGTTCATCTGGACCCTTCTCTCCACGCGAATGCCCTCCAGTTCAATCCTTGGAGATGGCAG TCGGGAGATCAAACGTGCAAGAAGTTCACTCCGTTTGGTGGAGGGTCGAGGTGCTGCCCAGGTTTCGAACTGGCAAAGGTTGAGGttgctttttttcttcactACCTCGTACAAAATTATAG GTGGAAAGTCGAAGATAGCGAACAGCCCATCGCTTATCCATTTGTAGAGTTTCAAAAAGGATTGAAGTTAAGTGTGGAACGTTTGAGCAGCTGA